In Palaemon carinicauda isolate YSFRI2023 chromosome 1, ASM3689809v2, whole genome shotgun sequence, the genomic stretch TCGGCTTTATTAAGACTTAGCTTCCTGAGTTGATTGAAGGAATTCAAGTTACCAACACTTACGCTTAAGCTCTTCATTGTTTCTGGAACGGAGCATATAGGTGGCATGGGACCCATATATGACGTCACTTGGCAGCTGTTGAAAGAAAATAAATCGTGAAAAtccaaatatacatttactttatatagtgtatatatatatatatatatatatatatatatatatatatatatatatatatatatatatatatatatatatatatatatatatatatatatatataatgttgctggtggataatgtgggagggtgggctgtggcaccctagcagtaccagctgaactcggttgagtcccttgttaggctggaggaacgtagagagtagaggtcccctttttgttttgtttcatttattgatgtcagctacctcccagaattgggggaagtgcctttatatatatacatatatatatatatatatatatatatatatatatatatatatatatatatatatatatatatatatcatcattgtcatcatcatctcctcctacgcctattgacgcaaatgtccTCGGTTAgaccttcatcttctgttgttataacagatccttccctctttttgatgggtatgtgcttcttcttctttgcccccccccccccccagagatttcattattaattctatgagcaattattgCTTATAACtgctctctgaattcatagctttatcagcctcaccTGTTTTCTTGTCTAAATTCTctccccagtcattcctgactattcttttgacttcactctcaatactgaaatacttagaatgttctaccttgtaatttttattacttcctaatGAAATTCCTAAGATGAAGCTACCTGTTAAAACTATGAAACTGTAGCTTAAATTAAGGTGGCAACTTTTGTCGAGGTAGTTATCATATTAATAATTTCTAGTGTTCTTCTTTGCTGAAGAATATAGGTAAGTTTTCACATATCAAATATTCCCTCCAGTAGAAATAACTTACCTTTGAAAGACCCTGCCTAGGTCATCCATTGTTTCCTCAGGACGAGACTTCTGATACCGGAAGTGATCTTGAAGGGATATATTCAAAGCCAGTTCATGTTTGCTGAGCTCCTTCCATAGTAAAGTAGGGTCTGAGAATTCACTGTTAAGATTTATGTACACTTTCCCCTTAAATGCACCCTTTTTAAGTACTGGCAAAACTTTAAAAGCTTCATTATATTCTGTCAAGTTGCAGTCACAGATTGTAATATGTTTCTTCCTTAGTTTTAACAACCTCACTTGGAATCCCTTATCCTTGATATCCTGCAGCAAATCTGTTATTTCGAGAAGATCTACATTGACCTCGATGTCAATATTCACTTTGCATCCTTCAATAGGCTCAATTTTCAGATCCTTCATTATTACAGTGTATTCTTCTACATTGTCATCATTAATGAAGATGCTACCCACTCTAAACCTATGGATACACAGTAACTGAAACAGCTGTTTACAAGCACCAGAAAAATCTCCCTTGACATCTACAGCTATTCTCACTTGGTGTGCTTCCTTAGAGGGCTTCTTCAGGGCCTTCATGAGAGAGATGTAAGCAGACAGAGAAGCATCTGTTATTTGGATATCACCTACAAGAACGCCGGGTTGACTACTGATGTAGGAGGCAACAAATGCCTCACATCGGACTGTATTGAGGATGGTCATCCAGGCATTTGTGTTATCTATGCCAGTTCTTTGAAGTAGATGTAGTGCTTCTAACTTGCAGTTCTCCTCTACCTCCTCCTTATATTGGAAAAACATATCTATAAGGCAGACGAAGACATTCTGATATTTAGTTACATCGTATGTCGATGAGCCATGAAGTTTCTTCAAGATGGTCTGGATGATGGACGATGCCTTGTATTTTGGGTCGATTTGGCCTATTATTCCAGCAGCAATGTTATGCAGTAAACCTTCGTTAGACTTCGATTTCAAAAGTCTCCAACGTGCATAACAATAGATATCGTCGGCAACATCTTCATGGATATTTCTTAAATTGAGGTTGTCTACAAACTTTTTCAAAGTTTCGTCATTTTCATAGTTTTGACCTTTCTTTATTGTCATCCAAATATAAAAGGCTGCTAGATATTCCTGCAAATGTTTGTGAGGAAAACTGTATGTTCCAAATGAATCTGGTATGTACAGAAGAAAGGCTCCTAACATTTCTTGTGTGGGCATCTTGTGAATTTCACAAACCTTCTCAAGTCTGTCAAATGCTTCTTTTGAAAGTTCACAATGGTTATTTTTCAAGGTAATAAGGGATTCTTTACCCAGATTGTacaaaaatatattgatttttttgtcAATCTCGCCAACATCTACTTGCCATAGGATTTCACTAGACCGTAAACGTTCTTTGAGCCTGATTTTGTACATTTGAAATATCTCGGCCAATACTTTAGGAACAACGCCATTTCTAACATCTGCATTGCCACATGTCCAAAGCCTACTAACTACAGCTAGATTATGTGGTAGCTTCCAaaaataatcttgataaaactCTGAACTTTTAAGTTTCTTCAAGATAATTTTGATATCCCTTGTACCAAGAGGTGTTTCAtgaatttcattgaaatatttttttataaattcatattGGTTGCGTGAAGCTAATCCAAGTAACTTAATATGTTTCATTGTGATGTAGTGATACTCCAATTTTTGTTTAATGTACTTCAACTTTTCTGGTCTAGCTGTTATCACAAGTGTCATTCCAAAGGACTTCTTGAGTTGCAGTAGTTCATCAAAGAGATTAACTGAAGACTCGTTCATTTCGTCAAGACCATCCAGGATGACAAGAACTTTCTGATGAAGTATGACTTTTTGCAAATCCCCGGGCTTAAAATCTTTTGAAAGCTTGGGCATCAAATACTGCAGCATACTTTCAAATGATTTGGTAACCATGTTTCTACACTCAGCCTTTAGCAAGTGATCATGTGCAACCAGATGGTTCATGGTACTCTGCTGTATACTCCAGTCACATATAATTTTCTTAGTTAGCGTCGTTTTACCAGCACCAGCTGGACCGCTGATCACAACAACGGAGTCAACTAGATTTTGTTTGTCATCTGTTAAAATCACATCATAGGACATAGATCTCTCGGTACcatcttcattttctattttcatttcagtTTCTGTGTAGATTTCATCAAGAGGAAGGCTCACATTTACCTTATGATTCACTATTGTTATGTGATTTTCAAAACTCTTATCATATTGCTCTAGTACTTCTTCCACTCCTCTCTTGTTAACATACTCAGACTGTGCATCAAAGAAGAGCTGATTTTTATACTCTTCGTACGTTTTGGGCTCAAAATCATCATAAAGAAATCTCAAAATCATACTTTCTACATTGGTAATCATTTCATCGGTAACCGAATCTGCGAGATTATAAATCTCTCCACTATATTCCACAATTCTAATTAATTGAGCTTTGAGTTCATTTGTTTCCTCAATTAATTTTTGATTAGTGTATACAATGTGCTCGTGAGCAATTTGATTTCGTTTGTTCTTGATAATTGAGAGGAGGGATTCGATACTGTTCCCATCATCTTTCCCCCAGTTTTCATCTGTGTTCCCTGCAAGGCCATGACTCCCATTCTTAAGACAACTGTACAGAAGTGTTATGTCAAATGTAGCCCCTCCTGGATCAGCATCTACTTTTCTCCGCTGAGCGTCATACAAATTTTTCTTGAGGGTACTCTTGTTTATTCCTCGGCGTTCGTAGAAGTCTAAAAGCGGCTCGTTATGCTCTCTTGCGGCAGATCCCTTTTCGAAGACAAAGTGGAAAACTTTTGTTACAACTTTCTTGTATATGCAAGTCAAACGTGCAAGATTAACATCCTCATTGCCAAATGTTGTTAGGGATTGCAGCATATTGACGGTTTAGAGTGCCAAGTTGATAGAAGTATTTTAAAGTCTGTAAGTGAACAAGAGAAGCTGTTAGAGGATCACAGTAATGGAGTTTGAGAACATTcattaaagttttttgtttttttcccaaAGACTGTATCAACCCAAAAATGATCTTGGCATCACAAAATAAAGTTATGCAGTATTTCAATGATAAGGAGACTTCAGATTTTCTTAATCCTATCAACTATACGCTGTCCAATATTTTAAGACATTTAACTCTGACCTTACAAATCATGAATCTAATATATGAATTGttacaaaatagtttttatatcttTAAATCTTTTTATGATATCTCCTGACATCAAGCTACTATTATGGAACCTTTCGAATAGTTtgctacgcccccccccccaaaaaaaaagaaaacttgcaGGATAAACGAATTCTTTACTTTCACTCTGCAGTGACACGTGTATGCAGTTATGATTTCTCTTTTCGAAAAGCATGCAAAACAattgtctatttcttttagcgatgcatatttgcaccgactcgcagcggtgcccttttagctcggaaaagtttcctgatcgctgattggttggacgagataattctaaccaatcagcgatcaggaaacttttccgagctaaaagggcaccgctgcgagtcgttgcaaatctgcattgctaaaagaaattgactagttAGATTTTCACATTGCCCTTAGTCTCATTGACATCCTTTTTAGACTAAGTAACTTggttgagggtatactcggccacactattctatgtaatttctcttcctcttgttttgttcaagtttttatagtttatataggaaatattttttttaatgatttcagtgttcttaagatattttatttttccttgtttcctttcctcactgggctattttccctgttggagtccctgggcttatagcatcctgcttttcgaactatagtccatttcttttagcgatgcatagttgcatcgactcgcagcggtgcccttttagctcggaaaagtttcgtgatcgctgattggttggaattatctcgtccaaccaatcagcgatccggaaacttttccgagctaaaagggcaccgctgcgagtcggtgcaactatgcatcgctaaaagaaatggactatagtattcttTATTCATTCACCGCTGAGTAACCTTGACGCAGGAATCTATTTTCATCTGCAcatcatctattgacgcaaagggcctcggttagctttcgtcagtcgtctctattttgagcttttaatttaatacgtctccattcatcatttatttcgcgcttcataatcctcagccatgtaggcctgggtcttccaactcttctagtggcttgtgaacTCCAGCTTAACGTTTAGTTTActgatctctcttggagagtgcgaggagcatgcccaaaccatctccatctacccctcatcatgatctcatcctcatatggtactcaagtaatctctcttatagtttcatttctaatcctgtcctgccatttaactctcaatattcttctgagggctttgttttcaaatctactaaatccattggagattgtttcattgacataccatgactcatgttcatagagtaacaccgatctcactaaactgatatataatctgcaCATACTGCTATTTGTTTTTTCTCTTGACTGTTTGAATAGAATATCAGCCTTTACATACTGATATTcttttgcagaaatattatacagtaggaagctaccgaagggaacttccatcaggacgacatggccatctcacccaaaaatagatttttcttatgtcaaaatcttatatatatatatatatatatatatatatatatatatatatatatatatatatatatatgtgtgtgtgtgtgtttatgtgtatatatatatatatatatatatatatatatatatatatatatatatatatacatacatatatatatatatatatatatatatatatatatatatatatatatatatatatatatatatatatatatatatattctgtagaaaCTGACCGgaaacaaaaagattattcctaaGTTTCCACATAACTGCATATTGagaattataagaataaaaatagtgcattttctaaaataaaaatcgTCTACCACATAGTATCGATAGCTACACAGTGCTTTGTgctatgtgtatattttttttaattttttttttattttttatttagtagacttttttttttttttttttttttttttttgtagacagtACACTTCCATCAAAGGTAGTTGACGGGGACTAGATTAACCCGTTTTAGAGGTTGCATGATTATCGTAACTGATTTTACATACTAAATGAATACCGTGTCCTTTATTCTGAGGTTAGAACACTCAATATAGTGCAAATATGACTCCTATGATAATTAGATATTAAGTATTCATAGATACCTGTCCGAAGTTGACATCAGTCTTTGTATACATTaattatgacatctgttttgacgttgttactgtttttagatttattgttaatttgttctcatttgtttatttccttatttcctttcctcactgggctatttttccctgttggagcccttgcgcttgtagcatcttgcttttccaactagggttgtagcttggctaataataataataataataataatattaataataataataataataatttgttctcatttgtttatttccttatttcctttcctcactggggtatttttccctgttggagcccttgggcttatagcatcttgcttttccaactagggtggtagcttggatagtaataataataataataataataataataataataataataataataatttgttctcatttgtttatttccttatttcctttcctcactgggctatttttccctgttggagcccttgggcttatagcatcttgcttttccaactagggttgtagcttggctaataataataataataatgataaaaattttatcgaGTACGCTCGGTGAATAATGGTTTATTAAAAAGAGAATATCACTGTTCGTGTagggcctacacacacacacacacacacacacacacacacacacacacacacacacacacacacacaccaccttcCAACTTTTTTAACTCTGGTAATTGCCCACAAATCAGTCAAAGACCA encodes the following:
- the LOC137645054 gene encoding uncharacterized protein isoform X2, yielding MLQSLTTFGNEDVNLARLTCIYKKVVTKVFHFVFEKGSAAREHNEPLLDFYERRGINKSTLKKNLYDAQRRKVDADPGGATFDITLLYSCLKNGSHGLAGNTDENWGKDDGNSIESLLSIIKNKRNQIAHEHIVYTNQKLIEETNELKAQLIRIVEYSGEIYNLADSVTDEMITNVESMILRFLYDDFEPKTYEEYKNQLFFDAQSEYVNKRGVEEVLEQYDKSFENHITIVNHKVNVSLPLDEIYTETEMKIENEDGTERSMSYDVILTDDKQNLVDSVVVISGPAGAGKTTLTKKIICDWSIQQSTMNHLVAHDHLLKAECRNMVTKSFESMLQYLMPKLSKDFKPGDLQKVILHQKVLVILDGLDEMNESSVNLFDELLQLKKSFGMTLVITARPEKLKYIKQKLEYHYITMKHIKLLGLASRNQYEFIKKYFNEIHETPLGTRDIKIILKKLKSSEFYQDYFWKLPHNLAVVSRLWTCGNADVRNGVVPKVLAEIFQMYKIRLKERLRSSEILWQVDVGEIDKKINIFLYNLGKESLITLKNNHCELSKEAFDRLEKVCEIHKMPTQEMLGAFLLYIPDSFGTYSFPHKHLQEYLAAFYIWMTIKKGQNYENDETLKKFVDNLNLRNIHEDVADDIYCYARWRLLKSKSNEGLLHNIAAGIIGQIDPKYKASSIIQTILKKLHGSSTYDVTKYQNVFVCLIDMFFQYKEEVEENCKLEALHLLQRTGIDNTNAWMTILNTVRCEAFVASYISSQPGVLVGDIQITDASLSAYISLMKALKKPSKEAHQVRIAVDVKGDFSGACKQLFQLLCIHRFRVGSIFINDDNVEEYTVIMKDLKIEPIEGCKVNIDIEVNVDLLEITDLLQDIKDKGFQVRLLKLRKKHITICDCNLTEYNEAFKVLPVLKKGAFKGKVYINLNSEFSDPTLLWKELSKHELALNISLQDHFRYQKSRPEETMDDLGRVFQSCQVTSYMGPMPPICSVPETMKSLSVSVGNLNSFNQLRKLSLNKADKMKDFYINVDVSSIDRISGALVSDGYHEWISLILPDVNKERRRWACDVASSLTPMYGKKGNNPHEKEEIIADINAWWGETRPP
- the LOC137645054 gene encoding uncharacterized protein isoform X1 gives rise to the protein MLQSLTTFGNEDVNLARLTCIYKKVVTKVFHFVFEKGSAAREHNEPLLDFYERRGINKSTLKKNLYDAQRRKVDADPGGATFDITLLYSCLKNGSHGLAGNTDENWGKDDGNSIESLLSIIKNKRNQIAHEHIVYTNQKLIEETNELKAQLIRIVEYSGEIYNLADSVTDEMITNVESMILRFLYDDFEPKTYEEYKNQLFFDAQSEYVNKRGVEEVLEQYDKSFENHITIVNHKVNVSLPLDEIYTETEMKIENEDGTERSMSYDVILTDDKQNLVDSVVVISGPAGAGKTTLTKKIICDWSIQQSTMNHLVAHDHLLKAECRNMVTKSFESMLQYLMPKLSKDFKPGDLQKVILHQKVLVILDGLDEMNESSVNLFDELLQLKKSFGMTLVITARPEKLKYIKQKLEYHYITMKHIKLLGLASRNQYEFIKKYFNEIHETPLGTRDIKIILKKLKSSEFYQDYFWKLPHNLAVVSRLWTCGNADVRNGVVPKVLAEIFQMYKIRLKERLRSSEILWQVDVGEIDKKINIFLYNLGKESLITLKNNHCELSKEAFDRLEKVCEIHKMPTQEMLGAFLLYIPDSFGTYSFPHKHLQEYLAAFYIWMTIKKGQNYENDETLKKFVDNLNLRNIHEDVADDIYCYARWRLLKSKSNEGLLHNIAAGIIGQIDPKYKASSIIQTILKKLHGSSTYDVTKYQNVFVCLIDMFFQYKEEVEENCKLEALHLLQRTGIDNTNAWMTILNTVRCEAFVASYISSQPGVLVGDIQITDASLSAYISLMKALKKPSKEAHQVRIAVDVKGDFSGACKQLFQLLCIHRFRVGSIFINDDNVEEYTVIMKDLKIEPIEGCKVNIDIEVNVDLLEITDLLQDIKDKGFQVRLLKLRKKHITICDCNLTEYNEAFKVLPVLKKGAFKGKVYINLNSEFSDPTLLWKELSKHELALNISLQDHFRYQKSRPEETMDDLGRVFQSCQVTSYMGPMPPICSVPETMKSLSVSVGNLNSFNQLRKLSLNKADKMKDFYINVDVSSIDRISGALVSDGYHEWISLILPDVNKERRRWACDVASSLTPMYGKKEFKSLYFPRCKDDPKQLIQQLIDSGVLVRFAVVLPTCLRPTSSRERHKLDRLVKGCIGADYGIFWGNNPHEKEEIIADINAWWGETRPP